CAAGCGGCATGCCCTCATCCCAGGAAGAGGCCAGATCCGGAAATTGAAGGTCGTGGACGGATTCCGTGGTAGGGAGCATTTCTCCGGCAGACAGAGGAATCATGCTTCCGGCGAACAGGCCCAGGACGGCGAGAGATGGGGGAATCTTCATAGAAGGGATATACGTCGGCCGAGCGGCCGGTATTTCAGACGGCTTTTCATCCCCTCCCGGTTTCATGGACGCGGGAGAATATGCGTCATCGATTGACAATCAATCCGGGGAGATCAAAAGAAGGGGTGGGGGAATCCGGAGGACGCGCATTTTTTATCGCGTTTTTAACGTATTTTCTCTCTGCCTCAAGCTGATGCGGGCACTCGTTTGGAGCGGATATCCGGACAATCCGGGAGGCAGCCGTCCGGGGAAGCGATCGTATGACGTAGCGTCAGGCGTACGGTAGACGGACCGGGAGTCGGGTGGATCGGATCGCTCCGGAGGGAGGTGAATCGTTTCCAATTGATATTGAGTTATTTTTGCGTTTCTATGGCATTTACGCAGAATGACTGCCCGGTATGTATCTAACGATATGTAACGTTTTTCTTACTGAAATTGTTGAAGATAGAGTATTTTCTTGATTCTAGATAATTTTTCTTTTAACGTAAACCCACAACTTTTCCCCAAGGGAATGATTTCATGAGGCGCAATAAGATTACTCTTCGCGATGTAGCAAAAGCTGCAAATGTTTCACAGATGACCGTGTCCAGAGCCATTCGAGGGTTGCCTGGAGTCAGTGAGCAATTGCAGCGTGACATTACCAATCTGGCTTTATCCATGGGCTACGTTCCCAACCGGAGCACCCAGGAGACGGGTCACAAAGAGCCGACCATGACGGTGGGTGTGATCCTTCCTTATTTGGGCAATACCATCTTTGCCGAAATTCTGGAAAACATTGAGACCGTCCTCTCTTCCTACGGGTACCGCATCTTCCTGTGTTGCTCCTACAATAATCTCATCAAGGAATTCCACGATATCTCCGCCTTGCTCGAAAGGCAGGTGGACGGCATCATCTGGTCCCCCCTGCATTTGAGGGACAGCCTTCCGGCGGCAAAAGCCATCAGGAAGCACCATTGTCCCCTGGTGTTTGTCGACAGGAAAATCCCCAATTGGAAAGCCGATGTCGTCATGGTGGATGACTTCGGCAGCGCCTTGAAGTTGACGCAGCACTTCCTCGACCAGGGACACAGGAAAATCGCCTATGTCGGATCCGCCCTGGATTCCTACGCCGAGAGGGAGAGGCGAAACGGCTTCCTGACTGGAATGAAGGAAGGCGGCTTGCCTGTCCGTGATGAATGGGTGATGAGGGGAGGATCCGATATCGCGGCCGGGAAAAGGGCCGCCGACCAGATCCTTGCCTGCGAGGAAAGGCCGGAGGCGGTCCTTTGCTTCAATGATTCCCTCTCGATCGGTGTTGAAATGGGACTGCTCGGACACGGGATCGAAATCCCGGGGCAAATAGCTTTGGCCGGGTTCTCCGGTACCTTGGAAATGGAAATTGCGAGAGTTCCCATTACCGGCGTCTTCCAGGATGCCGTTGCTCTCGGCAAAACCGCGGCTGAATTCCTGCTCAAACGCATGATCAATCCCAAAGTCCAGTTCGTTCCCGAAGAACGGGTGTTGACAACCCGTCTCATTTCCAGGGAATCGTCCCAGTGCTGACCCGCTCCATTCCTTCTATTCCCCTTCACACTTCCTGCAAGCTTTTGATATCGGTACGGGGAGGTTTCCCGAACATGCGCTTGTATTCCCGGTTGAATTGGGTCGGGCTCTCATAGCCTACCTGGAAAGCGGCGTTTCCCGCGTCCAGGTTTTCCTGGAGCATCAGCCGTCTGGCTTCGTTAAGCCTGATGCGCTTCTGGAACTGGAGCGGACTGATGGCCGTCAGTGCGCGAAAGTGCTGGTGGAATCCCGAGGGGCTCATACCCGCGTGTTTTGCCAGCTCCTTGATATGGAGAGGCTGGTCGAAATGTTCCTTCATCCAGTCGATGGCGCGCGCGATCTGGCCGCTGCGGCTTTCCGCCACGACAATTTGCCTCAACCTGGCTCCCTGTTCTTCATCCATCAGCAGCCGGTAATAGATTTCCCGCTGAATCAAATTCCGGAAGATGGGAATTTCTTCGGGCGTCTCCAGAAGGCCCACAAGCCGTTCTACCGCATTGAGCAATGACGGGGTCAGCTTGCTGACGCCGATTCCCCGGCCGGTCGGGCCGGAACGGAGGGAAGGTAGTCTGTCGTGGTGCATGAGTTTGGAGATCTCCTTGACATCGAGTTCCAGCGTCAATCCCAGATAGGGCTTCTCCGGGCTTGCCTCGGTAACGTAGGAAACCAGGGGAAGTTCCA
This is a stretch of genomic DNA from Akkermansia sp. N21116. It encodes these proteins:
- a CDS encoding LacI family DNA-binding transcriptional regulator, whose protein sequence is MRRNKITLRDVAKAANVSQMTVSRAIRGLPGVSEQLQRDITNLALSMGYVPNRSTQETGHKEPTMTVGVILPYLGNTIFAEILENIETVLSSYGYRIFLCCSYNNLIKEFHDISALLERQVDGIIWSPLHLRDSLPAAKAIRKHHCPLVFVDRKIPNWKADVVMVDDFGSALKLTQHFLDQGHRKIAYVGSALDSYAERERRNGFLTGMKEGGLPVRDEWVMRGGSDIAAGKRAADQILACEERPEAVLCFNDSLSIGVEMGLLGHGIEIPGQIALAGFSGTLEMEIARVPITGVFQDAVALGKTAAEFLLKRMINPKVQFVPEERVLTTRLISRESSQC
- a CDS encoding AraC family transcriptional regulator, translated to MMKQERETTGSSSGTEQERPSGKPLRLAAMIEKWTRGEHQVTTAIPGLALHRRESPTEPSCYMFSPHLCLIAQGVKRILLGEEAYVYDERSFVVSSVELPLVSYVTEASPEKPYLGLTLELDVKEISKLMHHDRLPSLRSGPTGRGIGVSKLTPSLLNAVERLVGLLETPEEIPIFRNLIQREIYYRLLMDEEQGARLRQIVVAESRSGQIARAIDWMKEHFDQPLHIKELAKHAGMSPSGFHQHFRALTAISPLQFQKRIRLNEARRLMLQENLDAGNAAFQVGYESPTQFNREYKRMFGKPPRTDIKSLQEV